The following proteins are co-located in the Dyadobacter chenwenxiniae genome:
- a CDS encoding DUF58 domain-containing protein, protein MSSRQLDLAKVREFGNLEFLAKQLVEGFITGLHKSPFHGFSVEFAEHQLYNTGESTRNIDWKVYAKTDRLYVKRYEEETNLRCHLLLDTSSSMYYPEESYGKMTFSVMAAASLTYLLQRQKDAVSLCTFSENIEIQTAVKSTPSHVHKIILELDNVLQSKRPLLKTSVASVLHQIAEKIHKRSLVVIFSDMFDNLEEADKIFSALQHLRHNLHEVLLFHVTDRQTEELFAFENRPYEFIDLESGDRIKVQPDQVRDSYKEFVGDFYQKLKLKCGQYKIDFIEADIAKGFDPILMAYLVKHSKMR, encoded by the coding sequence ATGAGCAGCCGGCAACTTGATCTAGCAAAAGTAAGGGAGTTCGGCAATCTGGAATTTCTGGCGAAACAATTGGTTGAAGGTTTTATCACTGGCCTGCACAAATCCCCATTTCACGGTTTTTCGGTTGAATTTGCTGAACATCAGCTTTATAACACCGGCGAATCTACGCGTAACATCGATTGGAAGGTCTATGCTAAAACAGACCGTCTTTATGTAAAACGTTACGAAGAGGAGACGAACCTGCGCTGTCATTTACTCCTGGACACTTCCTCTTCCATGTATTATCCGGAAGAAAGTTACGGCAAAATGACTTTTAGTGTCATGGCCGCTGCCAGCCTTACTTATCTTTTACAAAGACAAAAAGACGCAGTCAGTCTTTGCACATTCTCGGAAAACATCGAAATTCAAACGGCTGTAAAATCTACACCGTCGCACGTGCATAAGATTATACTGGAGCTGGACAATGTGCTGCAAAGCAAACGACCGCTGCTCAAAACTTCGGTTGCATCTGTGCTGCATCAAATAGCTGAAAAGATCCACAAGCGCTCGCTGGTCGTGATTTTCAGTGATATGTTCGATAACCTGGAAGAAGCTGATAAGATTTTCTCCGCATTACAGCATTTAAGGCATAATTTGCACGAAGTGCTTCTTTTCCATGTCACCGACCGCCAAACCGAAGAGCTTTTTGCTTTCGAAAATCGTCCTTATGAATTTATCGATCTGGAATCTGGCGACAGAATTAAAGTTCAGCCCGATCAGGTGAGAGATTCGTATAAGGAGTTTGTTGGTGATTTTTATCAAAAATTAAAACTGAAATGCGGTCAATATAAGATCGATTTCATTGAAGCCGACATTGCCAAAGGCTTCGATCCCATCCTGATGGCCTATTTAGTAAAACATTCAAAAATGAGGTAA
- a CDS encoding circularly permuted type 2 ATP-grasp protein, whose protein sequence is MNFSFSDYQSENFFDEMFTADGEIRPGYEHLKNKFENLTHDDLTNRQLATERALLSMGITFNVYSEGEGTERIMPIDIIPRVLSNAEWEWLETGLKQRIKALNMFIDDVYNEQNILNDGVVPRELIESSKCFLKPCLGLKPPKGIWCHITGTDLIKGDDGTFMVLEDNLRCPSGVSYMLENRELSKQIFPDVLARTGVRPVSDYPTRLLQMLQHLADRPNPTVAVLTPGIYNSAYFEHSYLAQQMGVELVDARDLVVSDGYVKMRTTNGLQIVDVIYRRIDDTFLDPEAFNPDSLIGIPGIFEVYKKGRVALANAPGTGVADDKVVYAYVPRIIKYYLGEEAIIPNVKTYICGEQEDFDYVIENIAELVVKEANEAGGYGMLIGPKATAEEHELFREKIRDNPRNYIAQPTISLSRVPCMVEGHAEGRHVDLRPYILYGDDVSVIPGGLTRVALRKGSLVVNSSQGGGGKDTWVLY, encoded by the coding sequence ATGAATTTTTCATTTTCCGATTACCAGAGCGAAAATTTCTTCGATGAAATGTTTACCGCAGATGGGGAGATTCGGCCAGGCTACGAACATTTAAAGAACAAATTTGAAAACCTCACACACGACGACCTTACCAACCGCCAGCTAGCCACAGAACGTGCATTGCTTTCCATGGGGATCACCTTCAATGTGTATTCAGAAGGAGAGGGGACCGAGCGGATCATGCCCATAGATATTATCCCGCGCGTGCTTTCAAACGCGGAGTGGGAATGGCTGGAAACAGGCCTGAAACAGCGCATTAAAGCATTAAACATGTTTATCGATGATGTTTATAATGAGCAGAATATCCTGAATGACGGCGTAGTCCCGCGCGAGCTGATCGAATCCAGCAAATGCTTTTTGAAACCTTGCCTGGGACTGAAACCGCCCAAAGGGATCTGGTGCCATATTACGGGGACCGATTTGATCAAAGGCGATGACGGCACATTCATGGTGTTGGAAGATAACCTGCGTTGCCCCTCCGGCGTATCTTATATGTTGGAAAACAGGGAGCTCTCCAAGCAGATTTTCCCCGATGTGCTGGCCAGGACGGGCGTTAGGCCGGTTTCTGATTATCCTACGCGTTTATTACAAATGTTGCAGCACCTGGCCGACCGGCCAAACCCGACCGTGGCAGTTCTGACGCCTGGCATTTACAACTCCGCTTATTTCGAGCATTCTTATCTGGCCCAGCAAATGGGCGTTGAGCTTGTGGACGCGCGGGATCTGGTGGTTTCGGATGGATATGTAAAAATGCGGACGACAAACGGGCTGCAAATTGTAGACGTCATTTACCGCAGGATCGACGACACATTCCTTGACCCGGAAGCATTTAACCCCGATTCCCTGATAGGAATTCCGGGTATTTTTGAGGTTTACAAGAAAGGTCGCGTTGCATTAGCGAACGCGCCGGGAACTGGTGTGGCGGATGATAAGGTTGTATATGCATATGTTCCGCGCATCATCAAGTATTATTTAGGGGAGGAGGCCATTATTCCAAACGTAAAAACATACATCTGCGGCGAGCAGGAAGATTTCGATTATGTAATTGAAAATATTGCTGAACTCGTTGTAAAAGAGGCAAATGAAGCTGGCGGATACGGCATGTTGATCGGGCCGAAAGCAACTGCGGAAGAACACGAGCTATTCCGGGAAAAGATCCGCGATAACCCCCGAAACTACATTGCACAGCCTACGATTTCACTTTCGCGGGTTCCGTGTATGGTGGAAGGACATGCGGAAGGCAGGCACGTGGACCTGCGCCCTTACATATTATACGGGGACGACGTCAGCGTGATCCCGGGCGGCCTCACCCGCGTGGCGTTGCGTAAAGGTTCTTTGGTTGTTAATTCGTCACAAGGCGGAGGGGGCAAGGATACCTGGGTTTTGTATTAA
- a CDS encoding porin family protein, with protein MNILTKVACICLLCLTAITSAQAQKKGFAFGIKGGVNLSRLTMGDVFTTRYDAAGNPYLGYDGKEVKDNLKQSFDTRTGAVGGIYARFGRTLFIQPEVLVSTKGGSFEIIKNGLETPVRETVNIKYSNIDVPLLIGFKGGPLRILAGPVASFRIGDNQRLRDAFEQYTSDLNGAMSEATFGYQLGAGLDIGSFSLDVRREGSFTNLASFQVNGQTIGSGNDTVKQKIKSWQVTLGLKLF; from the coding sequence ATGAACATCCTGACAAAGGTAGCTTGTATTTGTTTGTTATGCCTGACGGCCATAACATCTGCGCAAGCACAGAAAAAAGGTTTTGCGTTCGGTATTAAGGGTGGTGTGAACTTGTCACGCCTGACGATGGGAGATGTTTTTACGACAAGATACGATGCTGCGGGAAACCCTTATCTGGGATACGATGGTAAAGAAGTGAAAGACAACCTGAAACAGAGTTTCGATACAAGAACAGGAGCAGTGGGCGGGATTTATGCAAGATTTGGCCGCACATTATTTATTCAGCCGGAAGTTTTGGTGTCTACGAAGGGCGGATCTTTTGAAATAATCAAAAATGGTCTTGAAACCCCTGTAAGAGAAACAGTTAACATTAAATACAGTAACATTGACGTGCCATTACTGATCGGTTTCAAAGGTGGTCCGCTGCGGATATTGGCTGGCCCTGTCGCCTCGTTCAGAATTGGAGATAATCAGCGGTTGAGAGATGCTTTTGAACAATACACGTCTGATTTGAACGGTGCCATGTCGGAGGCAACATTCGGATATCAGCTGGGCGCTGGTCTTGACATCGGCAGCTTCAGTCTGGATGTAAGAAGAGAGGGTTCTTTTACTAATCTGGCCTCATTCCAGGTGAATGGCCAAACGATTGGAAGTGGAAATGATACAGTGAAACAAAAGATTAAATCCTGGCAGGTAACGCTTGGACTGAAATTATTCTGA
- a CDS encoding type IX secretion system plug protein codes for MRSISLFLWLMLIWINANAQSQNIRLEDYIYNDKIKTVLLYPALEDPENPTRLLTPAVKPLSSPSPLVLEFDDLAGQFEGYRAKIIHCNMDWTKSNLNDIEFTFEFNEYPINDYQQSFSTKVPYFHYKLELPKLKLSGNYVIYVYSERDRKPILSRRFMLYESRVSIDAKARFSQGIQQQYSDQQIDFVVNYKGYPLNAPQTDLKVVLRKNFRFNETRSGFKPTNVRPFDQILEYTFFDLENTFPGGNEFRYFDSRSLTGRGYGVNEIERSDNYTRLMLFPDKSRAGNAYIQMDDFNGQYIVDQRESGRGSVEADYTPVLFTLKTEQDPETTFYVNGAFNLWQLGDANKMTYNIATNAYEVEMMIKQGVINYNYAMLKNGEKKADEGFVEGNYGATENDYDILIYHRPQAGRADLLIGYRTVEWNRRR; via the coding sequence ATGAGGTCGATTTCGCTTTTTTTGTGGTTAATGCTGATTTGGATCAATGCGAATGCGCAATCGCAGAATATCCGGCTGGAAGATTACATATATAATGATAAGATAAAGACGGTTTTGCTTTATCCAGCGCTGGAAGATCCCGAGAACCCGACACGTTTGCTGACGCCAGCTGTTAAGCCCTTATCAAGCCCTTCGCCACTTGTTTTAGAGTTTGATGATCTTGCAGGTCAGTTTGAAGGTTACCGCGCCAAGATTATTCATTGCAATATGGATTGGACCAAATCGAACCTGAATGACATTGAGTTTACGTTTGAGTTCAACGAATATCCGATCAATGATTATCAGCAATCATTCAGCACGAAGGTCCCGTATTTTCATTATAAACTTGAACTGCCTAAGCTGAAATTGTCTGGCAATTATGTAATCTATGTTTATTCTGAAAGAGACAGAAAACCCATTCTGAGCCGGAGATTTATGCTTTATGAATCCCGCGTCAGCATTGATGCAAAAGCACGCTTTTCACAAGGAATACAGCAGCAATATTCCGATCAGCAGATTGATTTTGTGGTTAATTATAAAGGCTATCCACTTAATGCGCCGCAAACGGACCTGAAAGTTGTCCTGCGGAAAAACTTTCGGTTCAATGAAACAAGATCCGGTTTTAAGCCAACCAATGTGCGACCATTTGACCAGATTCTGGAATACACATTTTTCGACCTCGAAAACACATTTCCCGGCGGAAACGAATTTCGTTATTTCGACAGCCGAAGCTTGACTGGAAGAGGTTATGGCGTTAATGAGATCGAGCGCTCCGATAATTACACACGCTTGATGTTGTTTCCTGACAAATCCCGTGCTGGCAATGCATACATTCAAATGGATGATTTTAACGGCCAATACATTGTCGATCAGCGGGAATCGGGCCGGGGAAGCGTGGAAGCAGACTACACGCCCGTGCTTTTTACATTAAAAACAGAACAAGATCCCGAGACGACATTTTATGTAAATGGCGCATTCAATTTATGGCAGCTTGGCGATGCAAATAAAATGACCTACAACATTGCAACGAATGCTTACGAAGTCGAAATGATGATCAAGCAGGGCGTTATTAATTATAACTACGCAATGCTCAAAAATGGGGAGAAAAAGGCCGATGAAGGTTTCGTGGAGGGCAATTACGGAGCAACGGAAAATGATTATGATATTTTGATCTACCATCGTCCGCAGGCTGGCAGAGCGGATCTTTTAATTGGTTACCGCACTGTAGAATGGAATCGAAGACGTTAA
- a CDS encoding septal ring lytic transglycosylase RlpA family protein: MTYNRILILILLAFASAPAAFAQVKLGKTETGHASYYATRFNGKKTSFGEVHKSTELSAAHRSYPLNTMLEVTNLENDEKVIVRVNDRGPFAKNRLVDLSNEAARLLGIIAKGVANVSIRVVGMEGMVLLDPNEQIDAKSGKVVAMRDNR, translated from the coding sequence ATGACTTATAATCGTATTCTGATTCTCATCCTGTTGGCATTCGCTTCCGCACCAGCAGCTTTCGCACAAGTTAAGCTGGGCAAAACTGAAACCGGTCACGCATCCTATTACGCAACCAGGTTCAACGGCAAGAAAACCTCCTTCGGAGAGGTGCACAAAAGCACAGAATTGTCCGCCGCTCACAGAAGTTACCCGCTTAACACGATGCTCGAAGTAACGAATTTGGAAAACGATGAAAAAGTGATAGTTAGAGTGAACGACCGGGGACCTTTTGCCAAAAACAGACTCGTCGATCTTAGTAATGAAGCTGCCCGATTGCTTGGCATTATTGCAAAAGGTGTCGCCAACGTTTCCATTCGCGTTGTGGGCATGGAAGGAATGGTTCTTCTGGACCCCAATGAACAAATTGACGCCAAATCCGGTAAAGTAGTCGCTATGCGCGACAACAGATAA
- a CDS encoding LytR/AlgR family response regulator transcription factor, whose translation MKNFSSFTHPNLSRKSINGSASSISVQSMGRTIYLAPEAITFLEGEGNYTFIYTNTGKKYLVSKTLKSLAGQLNQNFMRVHKSYLVNSDYVVARLEDDRMLKLSCGKEVVVSRRKIKEITGMLDHTNLRISA comes from the coding sequence ATGAAAAACTTTTCAAGCTTTACACACCCCAACCTGTCAAGAAAATCCATCAATGGCAGCGCTTCTTCGATCTCCGTGCAATCTATGGGACGGACCATATATTTAGCTCCTGAGGCAATTACTTTTCTTGAAGGAGAAGGCAATTACACATTCATATATACGAACACTGGCAAAAAGTATCTGGTTTCCAAAACCTTGAAATCTTTGGCCGGTCAGCTGAATCAGAATTTCATGCGTGTTCACAAATCCTATCTTGTTAATTCGGATTACGTTGTGGCGCGCCTTGAAGATGACCGCATGCTTAAATTGTCTTGTGGCAAAGAAGTGGTGGTTTCTCGCAGGAAAATCAAAGAAATCACCGGAATGCTTGATCACACGAATCTTCGCATCTCCGCATAA
- the ychF gene encoding redox-regulated ATPase YchF has translation MSLQCGIVGLPNVGKSTLFNAISTGKAEAANYPFCTIEPNVGVVTVPDERLDILTKLVSPQKVIPTIIEFVDIAGLVKGASQGAGLGNKFLANIREVDAIVHVVRCFQDENVVHVEGRVDPVFDKEIIDIELQMKDLESVEKKIQKTEKGARAGDAKAKAELEWLKKYKSTLEEGKNARSVVIDEETKEAVIGDLQLLTAKPVLYVANVDEDSMLTGNEYSEKLREAVKHEGADVIVLCAAIESQISEIEDPEEHEMFLGEYGLKESGLSKLIKASYSLLNLITYFTAGVKEVRAWTIEKGWKAPQAAGVIHSDFEKGFIRAEVIKIADYEQYKTEAGVKEVGKMAVEGKEYVVADGDIMHFRFNV, from the coding sequence ATGAGTCTTCAATGTGGGATCGTGGGATTGCCGAACGTAGGGAAATCCACTCTTTTTAATGCTATTTCAACCGGTAAAGCCGAAGCTGCCAATTATCCTTTTTGTACTATAGAACCAAACGTAGGCGTGGTAACCGTGCCGGATGAACGTTTGGATATCTTGACAAAATTGGTAAGTCCTCAGAAAGTTATACCAACAATTATAGAATTCGTTGACATTGCCGGACTTGTAAAAGGCGCTAGCCAGGGCGCGGGTCTTGGGAATAAGTTTCTTGCTAACATTCGTGAGGTTGATGCCATTGTGCACGTCGTAAGATGTTTTCAGGATGAGAATGTTGTACACGTGGAAGGTCGTGTTGATCCCGTTTTTGATAAGGAAATCATTGACATTGAGCTTCAAATGAAGGATCTTGAATCTGTTGAGAAGAAAATTCAGAAAACAGAAAAAGGAGCCCGGGCCGGTGATGCAAAAGCGAAAGCAGAACTGGAATGGTTGAAAAAATATAAATCGACGCTGGAAGAAGGTAAAAATGCCCGCAGCGTCGTAATTGATGAAGAAACGAAAGAAGCAGTGATCGGCGATTTGCAATTGCTTACTGCAAAACCAGTTCTTTATGTTGCCAATGTAGACGAAGATTCAATGCTTACCGGCAACGAATATTCGGAAAAATTGCGTGAGGCTGTAAAACACGAAGGCGCGGATGTGATTGTGCTTTGTGCGGCTATTGAATCGCAGATTTCAGAAATTGAAGACCCGGAAGAGCATGAAATGTTCCTGGGAGAATATGGCTTGAAGGAATCTGGTTTAAGCAAGTTGATCAAAGCGTCTTATTCGCTGCTGAATCTGATTACTTATTTCACTGCTGGTGTGAAAGAAGTAAGAGCCTGGACTATAGAGAAAGGCTGGAAAGCACCGCAAGCCGCAGGCGTGATTCACAGTGATTTTGAAAAGGGCTTTATCCGTGCAGAAGTGATTAAAATTGCTGATTACGAGCAATATAAAACAGAAGCTGGCGTGAAAGAAGTGGGCAAAATGGCTGTGGAAGGAAAAGAATATGTCGTGGCGGATGGTGACATTATGCACTTCCGTTTTAATGTATAA
- the radA gene encoding DNA repair protein RadA — MAKAKTAYFCQECGYNSPKWVGRCPSCGEWNTFVQEVIEKEDKKTAVAWKGVNLASRPRSIAEIEYQNEPRITTFDGELNRVLGGGIVQGSLVLIGGEPGIGKSTLMLQIALTLSNKKVLYVSGEESDQQIKMRAERMDSKSDNCFILTETHTQNIFRQIEDFQPEILIIDSIQTMQSTYIESGAGSVSQVRECTAEFMKYAKEMGVPVFLIGHITKDGSLAGPKVLEHMVDTVLQFEGDRHNTYRILRTVKNRFGSTSELGIYEMHGSGLRQVSNPSEILISQRDEPVSGIAIGSMMEGNRPLLIEIQSLVSVANYGTPQRSSTGFDGKRLQMLLAVLEKRGGFRLGVQDVFLNVAGGLKVEDPAIDLAVIASIVSSYEDKFIPPSVCFAAEVGLGGEVRAVSRIENRIFEAEKLGFKKVYISKYNSRGLDMKKFRIEVIAVASLDELFMSLFLNT; from the coding sequence ATGGCCAAAGCCAAGACAGCTTATTTTTGTCAGGAATGTGGGTATAATTCACCCAAATGGGTGGGCCGCTGCCCCTCGTGCGGAGAATGGAATACTTTTGTTCAGGAAGTTATAGAAAAAGAGGATAAAAAAACAGCAGTTGCCTGGAAAGGCGTCAATCTGGCCAGCAGACCGCGTTCAATTGCTGAGATAGAATACCAAAATGAGCCGCGGATCACAACATTTGACGGTGAGCTGAACCGGGTGCTGGGAGGCGGAATCGTGCAAGGGTCGCTGGTTTTGATAGGCGGGGAGCCTGGAATCGGGAAGTCGACGCTGATGTTGCAAATTGCACTGACGCTTTCCAACAAAAAAGTTTTATATGTGTCGGGAGAAGAGTCCGATCAGCAGATCAAGATGCGGGCGGAACGAATGGATTCCAAAAGCGACAACTGCTTTATCCTTACCGAAACGCACACGCAGAATATTTTCCGGCAAATTGAAGATTTCCAGCCAGAAATCCTGATCATCGACTCGATCCAGACGATGCAGTCCACATACATTGAGTCTGGCGCAGGCAGTGTGTCACAGGTGCGGGAATGTACAGCAGAGTTTATGAAATATGCTAAGGAAATGGGCGTTCCTGTTTTCCTGATCGGTCACATTACCAAGGACGGTTCGCTTGCAGGACCGAAAGTGCTAGAACATATGGTGGACACGGTTTTGCAATTCGAGGGAGACCGTCATAACACTTATCGCATTCTGAGAACTGTGAAAAACCGCTTTGGGAGCACGTCAGAGCTTGGGATTTACGAAATGCATGGTTCCGGATTGCGGCAAGTAAGTAACCCGTCCGAAATCCTCATTTCGCAGCGCGACGAACCCGTAAGCGGCATTGCGATCGGGTCGATGATGGAAGGAAACAGGCCATTGCTTATTGAAATACAATCCCTTGTCAGCGTTGCCAATTATGGGACGCCACAGCGGAGCAGCACGGGGTTTGATGGTAAAAGATTGCAAATGTTGCTGGCCGTTTTGGAAAAGCGTGGCGGCTTTCGGTTAGGCGTTCAGGATGTGTTTCTTAATGTTGCCGGTGGATTGAAGGTGGAAGATCCTGCCATTGACCTGGCGGTTATTGCTTCTATTGTTTCTTCTTATGAAGACAAATTTATCCCGCCTTCCGTGTGTTTCGCTGCGGAAGTAGGGCTTGGAGGTGAAGTAAGGGCCGTAAGCCGGATCGAAAACAGGATTTTTGAAGCGGAGAAACTGGGGTTTAAAAAGGTTTACATCTCCAAATACAATAGCAGAGGGCTGGACATGAAGAAGTTCAGGATAGAAGTTATCGCTGTTGCAAGCCTGGATGAGCTTTTTATGTCTCTTTTCCTTAACACTTAG
- the pheS gene encoding phenylalanine--tRNA ligase subunit alpha — MVTDRVKELISEIEQITVDSKDQLEAFRLRYISKKGVVTELFEGLKNIPQEDRRAVGQELNTLKNLAQNRFQEFNAAIESASDTNPEMVIDLTLPVVPNQQGSLHPLTIVRRRIIEIFERMGFNVSYGPEIEKDWYNFSALNFADNHPAREMQDTFFISKSEGEVKDDVLLRTHTSNVQVRLMERQKPPIRSIMPGRVFRNEAISARAHCVFHQVEGLYVDRNVSFKDLKDTLYHFAKEMFGKESKIRLRPSYFPFTEPSAEIDVTCFICKGKGCNICKYTGWVEIAGSGMVDPNVLTNCGIDSEEYTGFAFGMGIERITMLRYGINDLRLFTENDVRFLRQFEGA, encoded by the coding sequence ATGGTTACCGATCGCGTTAAAGAATTAATTTCGGAAATTGAACAAATCACAGTTGACAGCAAAGATCAGCTGGAAGCTTTCCGCCTCAGATATATCAGTAAAAAAGGTGTAGTTACAGAACTGTTTGAGGGGTTGAAAAACATTCCTCAGGAAGACCGTCGCGCGGTGGGCCAGGAGCTGAATACACTTAAAAATCTGGCACAGAACCGTTTCCAGGAATTTAATGCAGCCATTGAAAGCGCTTCGGATACCAATCCCGAAATGGTGATTGACCTTACTTTGCCGGTTGTTCCTAATCAGCAGGGCAGCCTACATCCGCTGACTATCGTGAGAAGGCGAATCATTGAGATTTTCGAGAGAATGGGTTTCAATGTTTCCTACGGACCCGAAATTGAAAAAGACTGGTATAATTTCAGCGCTTTGAACTTTGCCGACAACCACCCGGCCCGTGAAATGCAGGATACGTTCTTTATTTCAAAAAGTGAAGGCGAAGTGAAGGATGATGTGCTGTTGCGTACACACACTTCCAACGTACAGGTAAGACTGATGGAACGACAAAAACCACCGATCAGATCTATTATGCCTGGCCGCGTTTTCCGGAATGAAGCGATTTCGGCCCGTGCGCACTGCGTTTTTCACCAGGTTGAAGGGTTATATGTCGACCGGAATGTAAGTTTCAAAGATTTGAAGGACACATTATATCACTTTGCCAAAGAAATGTTCGGTAAAGAATCGAAAATCCGCCTGCGTCCTTCCTACTTCCCTTTCACGGAACCTAGCGCCGAAATTGACGTAACCTGTTTTATCTGTAAAGGCAAAGGCTGCAACATTTGTAAATACACTGGCTGGGTTGAAATTGCCGGATCAGGAATGGTCGATCCTAACGTGCTTACCAACTGCGGAATCGACAGCGAAGAATATACAGGCTTTGCATTCGGGATGGGAATTGAGCGAATTACAATGTTACGTTATGGAATCAATGACCTGCGCTTGTTCACAGAAAACGACGTCAGATTTTTAAGGCAGTTTGAGGGCGCGTGA
- a CDS encoding esterase family protein — MQREVTGWYSPALNENMDIAVYGHYGIALLMIPTAASDYLEYEKNGLIESIAPFINAGKVKVYCINSINSESWMNPYMHGYDKGVRHQLFNDYVIKEVIPFIKDTSSQDNEIIAVGASFGAMHAANLFFRHPDFIHGIIAMSGCYDLSQYTDGYYDDNVYFNSPVHYLPQLKAEWHLQMYRDSRHIHFVTGSGAYEVPDYSRAISSILTSKNVPHELDIWGPDMPHEWWVWKRMLPYYLETRF, encoded by the coding sequence ATGCAACGTGAAGTAACCGGTTGGTATAGTCCGGCACTGAATGAGAATATGGATATTGCGGTCTACGGACATTATGGAATAGCCTTGCTAATGATTCCAACAGCTGCGTCGGATTATTTAGAGTACGAAAAAAATGGATTAATAGAGAGCATTGCACCTTTTATCAATGCCGGAAAAGTAAAGGTTTATTGTATTAATAGCATTAATTCAGAGAGCTGGATGAACCCGTATATGCATGGCTACGACAAAGGAGTACGGCACCAGTTGTTCAACGATTACGTGATCAAAGAAGTGATCCCGTTTATCAAAGATACTTCAAGCCAGGATAATGAGATCATCGCAGTAGGGGCGTCATTTGGCGCGATGCATGCAGCCAATCTGTTTTTCAGGCATCCTGATTTTATTCATGGCATTATCGCGATGAGCGGTTGCTATGATCTAAGCCAGTACACCGACGGATATTATGATGATAATGTGTATTTCAATTCACCGGTGCATTATTTGCCGCAATTGAAAGCCGAGTGGCACCTTCAAATGTATCGCGACAGTCGGCATATACATTTCGTTACCGGTTCAGGGGCGTATGAAGTTCCCGATTACTCGCGAGCCATTTCGTCAATTCTGACGTCAAAAAATGTGCCGCATGAACTGGACATCTGGGGACCCGACATGCCACACGAATGGTGGGTTTGGAAGAGGATGCTTCCTTATTATTTGGAAACACGGTTTTGA
- a CDS encoding DUF3276 family protein codes for MKTYLKLNIVEDREQIYSKRVRAGKRTYFFDVRSTRSNDYYLTITESRRHPQGDGFTYEKHKMFLYKEDFDKFVDALKDAVDHVKTELMPEVDFSQFETKADEVDVVGESDLKWD; via the coding sequence TTGAAAACCTATTTAAAACTTAACATAGTGGAAGACAGAGAGCAAATCTACTCCAAAAGGGTCAGGGCAGGAAAAAGGACTTACTTCTTCGATGTTCGCTCGACGCGATCCAACGATTATTATCTTACCATCACAGAAAGCCGTCGTCATCCGCAGGGAGACGGGTTTACGTACGAAAAGCACAAGATGTTTTTGTACAAAGAAGATTTTGATAAGTTCGTTGATGCTTTGAAGGATGCCGTGGATCACGTGAAAACAGAATTGATGCCGGAAGTTGACTTTTCTCAGTTCGAAACCAAGGCCGATGAGGTGGACGTAGTTGGTGAGTCGGACCTTAAGTGGGATTAA